A portion of the Carya illinoinensis cultivar Pawnee chromosome 11, C.illinoinensisPawnee_v1, whole genome shotgun sequence genome contains these proteins:
- the LOC122281700 gene encoding uncharacterized protein LOC122281700: protein MSAKRLMAVMAHVMRNRTQGGVIKGVFLEGSFRGVRKLANSRVAWTKPMAVLREPENQDHHYGQNSSTAFTEKRLNSLPSCSEVGVEKSNDIVQRLGKFAIQEEKP from the exons ATGTCGGCCAAAAGGCTGATGGCGGTGATGGCACATGTAATGCGGAACAGGACACAAGGAGGGGTCATCAAGGGAGTTTTTCTGGAAGGTTCGTTCAGGGGCGTTAGGAAGCTTGCAAACTCAAG AGTAGCATGGACAAAGCCTATGGCTGTTTTGCGAGAGCCTGAAAATCAGGATCACCATTATGGGCAAAACAGTTCTACTGCATTTACTGAGAAAAGGCTGAATTCTTTACCTTCATGCAGTGAAGTAGGTGTTGAGAAGAGCAATGACATTGTCCAG CGGTTAGGAAAGTTTGCCATCCAGGAAGAAAAACCATAA
- the LOC122280788 gene encoding heavy metal-associated isoprenylated plant protein 30-like: MVTVLERAFSFISGLAHSYFRYRDNHIINNLNYNMTRGRPLALQTVELKVRMCCTGCERVVKNAIHKLRGIDSVEVELEREKVTVVGYVDRNKVLKAVRRAGKRAEFWPYPEPPLYFTSANNYFKDTTHEFKESYNYYKHGYNLGDKHGTIPINHRGDDKVSNMFNDDNVNSCCLM, encoded by the exons ATGGTTACCGTACTAGAGAGAGCATTTTCATTCATATCAGGCCTTGCACACTCTTACTTTCGCTATCGAGACAACCACATAATCAACAACTTGAACTACAACATGACTAGGGGTCGTCCCCTTGCCTTGCAG ACAGTGGAGCTGAAAGTAAGGATGTGCTGCACAGGGTGCGAGAGAGTGGTCAAAAACGCCATCCACAAGCTTAGAG GGATTGACTCGGTGGAGGTGGAGTTGGAGAGGGAAAAGGTAACAGTGGTGGGGTACGTAGATCGGAACAAAGTGCTAAAGGCAGTGAGGAGGGCTGGAAAGAGGGCCGAGTTCTGGCCCTACCCAGAACCCCCTCTCTACTTTACATCAGCCAACAACTATTTCAAAGACACAACTCACGAATTCAAAGAGAGTTACAACTATTATAAACATGGCTACAATCTCGGGGACAAGCATGGGACCATTCCGATCAATCATCGAGGAGACGACAAGGTCAGCAACATGTTCAACGATGACAACGTCAATTCTTGCTGCCTCATGTAA